The following DNA comes from Planctomycetota bacterium.
CGTGAGAGGTAGGTCACAGCCTGGTGCAGCACGATGGGGTAAACGGGGTTGACCACGAAATTGGTCCAGTCGCGGTCGGCGGTGCTGGTGCACAGGAGCACGCGGCCGCGGCCGAGGCTCTTTTCGGCGAGCAGGGGGTCGTCGGTGCCCGCGAACTTGAGGATGGTGCGGCCGCCGTCGAGCAGTTCGGCCTTGACGTATTGGGTGAAGCGCGCGGCGCCCAGGAGCTCAGGCGGCAGGCCCTCGAGCGCGCTGGCCACGGGGTGGCCCGGCATCGCCACCTCGAGCGACACGCCGTCGGGCTCCTTCGGGCTGGCGAGCGCGGTGAGTCGGGCGGGGAGAAGCGACTTCTCGCCCAGGGCCATGCGCGCGTTGAAGAGGCGCGGAATGGTCTTGTCGCCCAGGAAGACGATGAGGCCGCCGCCCTGCTGCACGTAGGTGTGGAGCGCCGCGGCCTGGTCCTTACGGACGTCGGGCAGGTTGGCCAGGATGACGACTTGGTAGTCGGAGAGCCGCTCGGCGGGCAGGGAGAGCCAGGGGATGACTTTGACGGCGAGGGCCGCGGCGGCCGGCCCGCCGCGGCGCGGCGACAGGGCGGTGGCCAGGAAATCGGTCTCGCTCTTGTACGGCTCGTCGCTGGGCGCCCCGTCCACCGCGAGCACGCGCACTTGTTCGGCCACGTGGGTGACCGCGTAGCGCAGGTTGTCGGTCGTCAGCGGGTCGGGGCCGAGCTGGGCGGCGAGACGCGTGTCGCCCGCGGCGTCGAGGCGGGCGAAGAGCGGGATGGTCTTGGCCTGGCCCGCCGGGATACGGTCTATGACCCGCTGGTCTACCGCCTTGCCCTCGATGGTGAGGGTGACGCCCACGCGCTCCTGGGGCTGGCGGCCGAAGTTGGTCACCTCGGCCACGTAGCGGGCGATCGCGCCCCGACGCAACGTGCCCGAAGCCACGGCGAAGTGGGTGATCGCCAGGTTCTCGGCGCTGTCGCTGGCGACGGACAGCGCGAATATCCTGGCGACCTGGCTCATCTCGCGGAGCGAGATCTTCACCTTGTCGGAGAGCTCTTCCCACGAGGTCGCCTGCGCATCGGTGACGAGGTAGCACTCGCGCATGGGCGCGCGGACCTCCCGGACGAGTTTCTCGATCTCCTCCAGGCACAGCTCGAGGTTCAGGCGCTCCGGCACGGGCGCCGCCTCGGCGAGGGCGGCCTCCACGCGCGCGGCGTCGTACCCCACGTCGCGCAGCAGGATGCGCGGCGTGCTGCCCATCAGCACCAGGCTGACCGGGTCGCCCGGCTCCAACGTGCTCAGCACCTTGCGCACGCGCGTGAGCGCCCGCTCGAAGCGCGTGTTCACGCCAGGCCGGTGGGCCATGCTGAACGAGGCGTCCAAGGCGATGACCACGCCCACGCGCGCCTCGGCGCCGAACCACTTGGCCCCCGCCGTGGTGAGCGTGGGCCGGGCCATGGCGAGCGCCAAGAGCAGCACCGCCAGGCAGCGCAGCACGAGGACGAGGATGTCCTCGATCCGAATCTGCCGCGCGCGGATCACCAGAGCGCGCCGCAAGAGCTCCATCGCCGCCCAGTCAATCCGCTTGTGCCGGTACCGGTTCAGCAGATGGATCAGGATCGGCACGGCGATCGCCAGCGTGCCCCAGAGCATCGGTTTGTAGAGAAAGTCCAGAAAGCCCATACAGACCTCTATCCGGTCACTGTCCCACCACCATGGGGTCCCCGATCAGCACACCGCAGGGGAACCGCATGAGGGGGCCGAAATCCACCTCGACGGCCAACTCGGCGTCCGGCGGCACCTCGACGGCGACCGCCTCGCGCTTCGAGGCCGGCCCGATCTCGCGCTCGAGCAGCGTCTTGCCCGCCGCCACGAGCCGCAGCTTCACGTCGCCGCGCATCCCCTCAATCGGGGCCAGCGTGGCACGGAGCGTGAGGCGCGGCCCCTGAACCCTCGGCACCCGCCAGCTCGCCGAGCACTTCGGCTCGATGCGGATGCCGCGGATGGCCACCAACTCGCCCGGCCAGGCCCTCGAATCGCCCTGTGTCACGTACTCGAGGACCTCCGGCGGCACCCCCCTGGCCACCAGTGGCACCGCGTCCACCCTGGCCGGCGCCTGCTCGGCCACGTAGACGACCGATGCCGGGCGCCGTAGGACGGAGCGGAGCAGGCGATCAGGCACAGGGATGCGCCCGAGGACCGCGTGCTCCAACTCCAGGACGCCTTTGCCTGGCGTTGCCTTGCCGCGGAGGACCGAGCCATCCACCAGGCTCACCTCGTCCTCGGTGCCGGGCGAAGGCTTCGGCCCGCTCCTGAAGAGGTAACGGGCCAGGCCCTCGCGCGACAGCGTGAGCACGCCGAGGGGGCTGTCAATGGCCACCCGCTGCTCATCCACCCACATCAGGCGGCCGGGCACGGGCTCCCCCTTGACGCGGTAGAGCGTGCCCGGCTTGTCGGCGGCCTCGGGTGGCGGCAGCGCGGGCAGGAAGTCGAGCGCTCGCAGGGCCGCGACATCCAGCTCGCGCTCGCCCACGAGCGGGAGCCGAACCTTCAGCCTGCCTGCCGTGAGGCTGGCGACGTTGCACAGCCACACTTCGCCGCTCGCCATCCGCAGCGCCTCGGGTGGGCGGATCGAGCGCGTGTCGCTCGCTCGAATGACAAAGAGCACATCGCCCCAGGCGACAGGCTTGCCCGCTACCTGAAGCGCGCCGTCGGCGAACGCCACCTGGCCCTCGATGCGGTCGCCGGGCGTCTGCACCACGTCGGCCAGACCCGGCAGCGAAGCCACCATCAGGGCGGCCACAACCCCTCGGAGCCGGCTGCCACAGGTCCGACCTGTCGGACGCGTCGGACTCGTCGGACTCGTCTGGCTTGCCGGACCCATGGGCGCCGCTATCTCACATGCACGCTTCGAATCCGGCCGATGAGATACCCCGACAGCACGGCATCCACCGGGCGCGAGGTGTCCACCAGCGTGTAATCCACATGTGCCCGTTCGCAGGCCCGCCGAATCTCCTGGAGGAACTTGCGCAGTTCCTCCAGATAGGCCGCGCGAATACGCTTGGGCTGCGTGACGACCTCGCCGTCCTCCTCCAGGCCGATGAACTTGCACGAGCCGTCGTAAGGGAACTGGAGCTCGTGCGGGTCGAGCACGTGGAAGACGGCCACGTTGTGTCCCTTGAAGCGCAGGTGCTCGATGCCCTGCACGAACTCGGCCACGTGGTCGAACAGGTCGCTGAAGAGCATCACGAAGCCGCGCCTCGGAATGCGGTTGGCGAACTCGTGAAGGATCGCCGCCACGTTGGTGCGCGGCAGGCCCTCGACCTTCTCCAACTCCTCGGCAATCGTGCGCACGACGCCCATGGTGGTCTTGGGCTCGATGTAAGAGCGGAGTTGATTGTCGAACACCGCAAGGCCCGCCGAATCGCGCTGCCGCACACACAGGTAGGCCATGCTGGCGGCCATGAACTTGGCGTACTCCAGCTTCGTGACCGCGTGGGAGCCGAAGTGCATGGACGAGCTGGCGTCGAGCAGCAGGTTGGCCGTGAAGTTGGTCTCGGCCTCGAAGAGCTTCAGGTAGTAGCGCTCGGTGCGCGCGTAGACTCGCCAATCCAAATGTCGGGTCTCGTCGCCCGGCACATACTGGCGATGGTGCGAGAACTCCGTGGAGAAGCCCTTCAGCGGGCTCTTATGCATGCCGACATGCAGCCCCTCGACCACCTCGCGGGCCACCAGCTCCAACGGGCCGATCCGCTGGAGAGTCTCAGGATCGAGATACCGCAGCTTGTGCTGTCTTGGACTTGCCATCGTAGAGCCGCTCGTCTGCTGGGACGGCCTCGAGGAGTTTGTTCACGATGTCGTCGCTCTTGAGCCCTTCGGACTGGGCGGCGAAGTTGGGGATGATGCGATGACGCAGGATGGGCAGGGCGACGGCGCGCACGTCATCGGTCGAGGCCGCGAAGCGGCCGTGGAGGACAGCGCGGGCCTTGGCGGCGAGCACCAGGAAGATGCTGGCGCGCGGCCCCGCGCCCCAGGTGATCCAGTTGTGGATGAAGTCCGGCGCCTCGGGGTCGCTTGGGCGCGTGGCGCGGGCCAACTTGGCCGCATAGTTGCAGATGTGCGGGGCGGCCGGGACGCGGCGGACCAGACCCTGGAGCGCCAGAATCTCATCGCGCGAGATCACCTCGGCCAGTCGGTCGGGCATGGTGCCCGTCACCCGATCAATGATCGCGATCTCCTCGTCCCAGGTCGGGTAGTCCACCAGAATGTTGAAGAAGAAGCGGTCGAGCTGGGCCTCGGGCAGGGGATAGGTGCCTTCCTGCTCGATGGGGTTCTGCGTGGCCAGCACGAAGAAGGGGTCGGGAACCGGATAGTCCTCGCCGCCCATCGAGACCTTCTTCTCTTGCATGGACTCGAGCAGCGCGGCCTGCGTTTTGGGCGGCGTGCGGTTGATCTCATCGGCGAGGATGATGTTCGAGAAGATCGGGCCCTTCATGAACTTGAACGCGCGCTGGCCCGTCTGAGGGTCGTCCTGGAGAATCTCGGTGCCCGTGATGTCGCTCGGCATCAGGTCGGGCGTGAACTGGATGCGTCGGAACGACAGCGACAGGGTCTGGGCGAGCGAGCTGACGAGGAGCGTCTTCGCCAGACCCGGCACGCCCACCAGCAGGCAATGGCCGCGGCAGAAGATGGCGATCATCATCT
Coding sequences within:
- a CDS encoding DUF58 domain-containing protein; the protein is MASPRQHKLRYLDPETLQRIGPLELVAREVVEGLHVGMHKSPLKGFSTEFSHHRQYVPGDETRHLDWRVYARTERYYLKLFEAETNFTANLLLDASSSMHFGSHAVTKLEYAKFMAASMAYLCVRQRDSAGLAVFDNQLRSYIEPKTTMGVVRTIAEELEKVEGLPRTNVAAILHEFANRIPRRGFVMLFSDLFDHVAEFVQGIEHLRFKGHNVAVFHVLDPHELQFPYDGSCKFIGLEEDGEVVTQPKRIRAAYLEELRKFLQEIRRACERAHVDYTLVDTSRPVDAVLSGYLIGRIRSVHVR
- a CDS encoding MoxR family ATPase gives rise to the protein MAAPGTPNVGITQDDEKAVEHLRAGRDKILAELRRIIVGLDQVIDEMMIAIFCRGHCLLVGVPGLAKTLLVSSLAQTLSLSFRRIQFTPDLMPSDITGTEILQDDPQTGQRAFKFMKGPIFSNIILADEINRTPPKTQAALLESMQEKKVSMGGEDYPVPDPFFVLATQNPIEQEGTYPLPEAQLDRFFFNILVDYPTWDEEIAIIDRVTGTMPDRLAEVISRDEILALQGLVRRVPAAPHICNYAAKLARATRPSDPEAPDFIHNWITWGAGPRASIFLVLAAKARAVLHGRFAASTDDVRAVALPILRHRIIPNFAAQSEGLKSDDIVNKLLEAVPADERLYDGKSKTAQAAVSRS
- a CDS encoding BatA domain-containing protein, whose protein sequence is MGFLDFLYKPMLWGTLAIAVPILIHLLNRYRHKRIDWAAMELLRRALVIRARQIRIEDILVLVLRCLAVLLLALAMARPTLTTAGAKWFGAEARVGVVIALDASFSMAHRPGVNTRFERALTRVRKVLSTLEPGDPVSLVLMGSTPRILLRDVGYDAARVEAALAEAAPVPERLNLELCLEEIEKLVREVRAPMRECYLVTDAQATSWEELSDKVKISLREMSQVARIFALSVASDSAENLAITHFAVASGTLRRGAIARYVAEVTNFGRQPQERVGVTLTIEGKAVDQRVIDRIPAGQAKTIPLFARLDAAGDTRLAAQLGPDPLTTDNLRYAVTHVAEQVRVLAVDGAPSDEPYKSETDFLATALSPRRGGPAAAALAVKVIPWLSLPAERLSDYQVVILANLPDVRKDQAAALHTYVQQGGGLIVFLGDKTIPRLFNARMALGEKSLLPARLTALASPKEPDGVSLEVAMPGHPVASALEGLPPELLGAARFTQYVKAELLDGGRTILKFAGTDDPLLAEKSLGRGRVLLCTSTADRDWTNFVVNPVYPIVLHQAVTYLSRQEHERSFAIAEPITLTLPRANVQANVLIRDPAGKDFPLQVSERNGQRAITLARPELPGFYEARYAAGMPPIVVAVNVEPAESDVRSLLGRDLAKAFLGTPVRLVDWGDDLEMAIRTGRVGHELWRTLMILGLAMLGLESFLAWYFSRRMVGAAARAATKDELLGGRAAEVKG